The proteins below are encoded in one region of Paenibacillus albus:
- a CDS encoding S-layer homology domain-containing protein: MKKKVMTAALSTAIVLDTLGTGGIVGVAPSTTPTFPDIQNSFAKEAIQQLIDLGIIKGVDASHFDPKGHLTHSRAIRYDHG, encoded by the coding sequence ATGAAAAAGAAAGTCATGACTGCGGCACTTTCTACTGCAATCGTACTCGATACGTTAGGAACGGGCGGCATCGTTGGGGTAGCTCCATCTACGACCCCAACATTTCCTGACATTCAGAACTCATTTGCGAAAGAAGCGATCCAGCAGCTTATCGATCTTGGCATCATCAAAGGCGTAGACGCTTCACACTTCGATCCTAAAGGACACCTCACTCACTCGCGCGCAATTCGTTACGATCATGGTTAA